The following coding sequences lie in one Pirellulales bacterium genomic window:
- a CDS encoding DUF1080 domain-containing protein translates to MLRTFVCTFLLAAIGLTCLSAAESVSPTVPPEPEGMQPLTNGQDLTGWDGDPRLWKFVDGVIRGETTKENVAQGNTFLVWQGGEVEDFELRLSFRIDHGNSGVQYRCQLLPPKEGAQNKWVVSGYQAEVENTPGKVGFLYHERGRGYLANVGEKVEIGEGGKPQVVGKLGDKKEIGETYKKSDWNDYVIIAKGNHIQHFLNGVQTVDVTDNDPKGSAAKGLIALQIHAGDPMWVEFKDVRLKKLSK, encoded by the coding sequence ATGCTTCGCACATTCGTTTGCACATTTTTGCTTGCCGCGATTGGCCTTACTTGTTTATCCGCCGCGGAATCGGTCTCGCCTACCGTCCCACCCGAACCAGAGGGGATGCAGCCCCTAACCAATGGCCAGGACCTAACCGGCTGGGATGGGGACCCCCGTCTGTGGAAATTTGTCGATGGCGTCATCCGGGGCGAAACCACCAAGGAAAACGTCGCCCAGGGGAATACGTTTTTGGTGTGGCAAGGGGGAGAGGTGGAGGATTTTGAACTGCGACTGTCGTTTCGGATTGATCATGGCAACTCCGGCGTGCAGTATCGTTGCCAGTTGCTCCCACCAAAGGAAGGAGCCCAAAACAAATGGGTGGTCAGCGGCTATCAGGCGGAAGTGGAAAATACCCCGGGCAAAGTTGGCTTTCTCTATCACGAACGGGGGCGCGGTTACTTGGCCAATGTGGGGGAGAAAGTAGAGATTGGCGAGGGGGGCAAACCCCAGGTCGTGGGAAAGCTGGGTGACAAAAAAGAGATCGGCGAGACCTATAAAAAATCCGACTGGAACGACTATGTCATCATCGCCAAGGGAAATCACATTCAGCATTTTTTAAATGGCGTGCAGACCGTGGATGTCACGGACAACGACCCCAAAGGGAGCGCCGCCAAGGGACTCATTGCCCTGCAGATCCATGCCGGTGACCCGATGTGGGTGGAGTTTAAGGACGTGCGGCTAAAAAAACTGTCCAAGTAA
- a CDS encoding glycosyltransferase family 4 protein: protein MRILFFADNFKPETNAPATHIYERCRYWASWGHDVTVITCQPNFPEGKVFPGYKNRWRSVEMIDGIRVVRVWSYITANEGFLRRTLDYLSYGPPALWQSWFEERPDVIISSSPQLFTVLPAVASGWLRGVPHVFEVRDLWPASILATSAMKPGRLYNLLEQLELFLYAQSRRIISFTHSFVPELTRRGVPPEKIDVVINGASLDLFHPQPSRDTELEARHRLAGRFVVGYLGTWGLAHDLENVVAAAEQLRDQPVTFLLVGGGAAREKLEQLVADKGLTNVLLIPRVSKAELTRYWSLCDASLVHLKDDPVFSTVIPSKIFESMAVGLPILYVGPPGEGDKIVLEHQAGLALPPARPAELAAAVQRLKNAPEWRRELAKNSERAAPNFSRERQARKTLNVLRRALGERISLEENC from the coding sequence ATGCGTATCTTGTTTTTTGCCGACAATTTCAAGCCCGAGACCAACGCTCCCGCCACGCACATTTATGAACGTTGCCGCTATTGGGCCAGTTGGGGGCACGATGTCACCGTCATTACTTGCCAGCCAAATTTTCCCGAAGGCAAAGTCTTTCCCGGTTATAAAAACCGTTGGCGCAGCGTGGAAATGATCGACGGCATCCGCGTGGTGCGGGTTTGGAGCTATATCACGGCCAATGAAGGCTTCTTAAGGCGCACCCTGGACTATCTGTCCTATGGGCCTCCAGCCCTATGGCAAAGCTGGTTTGAGGAGCGTCCGGATGTCATTATTTCCAGCTCTCCCCAGTTATTCACGGTCCTGCCCGCGGTGGCTAGCGGCTGGCTGCGCGGCGTGCCGCATGTCTTTGAGGTACGGGATTTATGGCCCGCATCCATCTTGGCGACCTCGGCCATGAAACCGGGCCGGCTGTACAACCTCTTGGAGCAACTAGAGCTTTTTTTATACGCCCAAAGCCGGAGAATCATTTCCTTTACGCACTCCTTTGTGCCGGAACTAACCCGGCGTGGCGTCCCTCCGGAAAAAATTGATGTGGTCATTAACGGCGCCAGCTTGGATTTATTTCATCCCCAACCCAGCCGCGATACCGAACTGGAGGCCCGACATCGGTTGGCGGGTCGGTTTGTCGTGGGCTACCTGGGAACTTGGGGGCTGGCCCATGATTTGGAAAACGTGGTCGCGGCGGCGGAACAACTGCGCGACCAGCCTGTCACGTTTTTATTGGTGGGCGGGGGCGCCGCACGGGAAAAGCTGGAACAGTTGGTTGCGGATAAGGGGCTGACCAACGTGCTGTTGATTCCGCGTGTCAGCAAGGCCGAACTGACCCGTTACTGGAGTCTATGCGACGCCTCCTTGGTTCATTTAAAGGACGATCCGGTCTTTTCCACGGTGATTCCCTCTAAGATTTTTGAATCGATGGCCGTGGGCCTGCCGATCCTGTATGTCGGTCCTCCGGGGGAAGGGGATAAAATCGTCCTGGAGCACCAGGCGGGCCTGGCTCTACCCCCCGCGCGGCCGGCGGAGTTGGCCGCGGCGGTCCAACGGCTAAAAAACGCCCCGGAGTGGCGGCGGGAATTAGCCAAAAATAGCGAGCGCGCCGCGCCGAATTTTTCCCGCGAGCGGCAAGCCCGTAAAACGCTGAATGTTTTACGGCGGGCATTGGGGGAACGGATTTCCCTGGAAGAAAACTGCTAA
- a CDS encoding anaerobic glycerol-3-phosphate dehydrogenase subunit C: MDPQRQRIQEDLRGLISGDVRCDDLFCELYACDASLYQITPLGVIRPRTTEDVAIALHYASEKNISIHARGAGTGLAGESLGSGLVLDFSRYMRRVISIDDQTVRLQPGVVHARLNEQLRPLGKHFGPDPALSQVTTMGSVLAIDASGSHWLAYGSARRHIRSLEIVLADGTVLEVARETVPGWSDSATGDTLPRDARRRDLLAGLAELLEREEQTIAANQPRTLVNRAGYHLEGILREGHIDLPKLICGSEGTLALITAATLDVQALPRYKVAALVCFATIEQALLAVPELLAYQPCALDFLDRRHLSLAREADPRYTPIVPGETEGLLLIEFAGDDLQAQQDLLRQATDKVRKQKHLAFDVRIAADHQELRHYWRLARRVTPTLQRVRGSARPLPFVEDVAVPPDTLADYLFRIQNVLKRHQVTASVYGHVGHGQLHIRPFLDLLEPSDLGKLDALAADIYTETLAVGGTISGEHADGLTRTPFLRQQYGDLYPVFSRVKQLFDPKNLLNPGKIVSVDAAALTERLRAGFAAPFALAAPPSGLTGNSDAAPASLEHESPTTLTGGDLTSATSASGSPLATLPEAESASRATPPVLDLQLRWTQADVMAEVRGCNGCGVCRTQLPDSRMCPIFRVGPGEEASPRAKANLLRGVLTGQLPWQNLKTDEYKQVADLCVNCHQCRLECPTNVDIPRLMIEAKAAYVATNGLDLGDWFLAHIDRVSAWASLWPGLANWILENRQARWLLERIWGVAHNRKLPRLGRQTFQRWAARRKLTRLQRRGKRKVLYFADTFVNYYDTQLGQALVAILEHHGITVYVPPDPLHSGMPLVTVGALDAARKLVRKNIRVLAEAIRQGYSVVTTEPAAALCLTRDYPVLVDDDDARLVARQTQEACSYLWGLHQQGELLLDLNPIHATVAYHHPCHARALQGGAAAENLLRLIAGLQVQAADKGCSGMAGMYGMGKQNFRTSLRAGWGLISALRERTIQAGATECSACKLQMEQGADKATWHPLKWLALSYNLLPELHDQWQRRTE, encoded by the coding sequence ATGGATCCGCAACGGCAACGCATCCAAGAAGACCTGCGCGGATTAATCAGCGGCGACGTCCGCTGTGATGACCTCTTTTGCGAACTCTACGCCTGTGACGCCAGTTTGTACCAAATCACTCCGCTCGGGGTGATTCGTCCCCGTACGACCGAGGATGTGGCGATTGCTTTGCATTATGCCAGCGAAAAAAATATTTCCATTCATGCACGCGGCGCGGGGACTGGCCTGGCGGGGGAATCGCTGGGATCGGGATTGGTTTTGGATTTTTCGCGCTACATGCGGCGAGTGATCTCAATTGATGACCAAACGGTGCGGCTGCAACCGGGCGTCGTGCATGCCCGGTTGAACGAGCAATTGCGACCGCTGGGCAAGCATTTTGGCCCTGATCCGGCCTTGAGCCAGGTCACCACCATGGGAAGCGTGCTGGCGATCGACGCCAGCGGCAGCCACTGGCTGGCCTATGGTTCGGCGCGGCGGCATATTCGCAGCCTGGAAATCGTCCTGGCGGATGGGACCGTACTAGAGGTTGCCCGCGAAACAGTTCCCGGCTGGAGCGATTCCGCCACGGGGGACACATTACCCCGCGACGCGCGGCGGCGCGACTTGCTGGCGGGACTGGCGGAGTTGCTGGAACGCGAAGAGCAAACCATTGCCGCCAATCAGCCGCGCACCTTGGTTAATCGGGCGGGCTATCATTTGGAAGGCATCCTGCGCGAGGGGCATATCGATCTGCCTAAGCTGATCTGCGGATCGGAGGGGACTTTGGCCTTGATCACGGCGGCGACCCTGGATGTGCAGGCCCTGCCCCGTTATAAAGTGGCCGCGCTTGTTTGCTTTGCCACAATTGAACAAGCGCTTTTGGCTGTTCCCGAATTGCTGGCGTATCAGCCCTGTGCGCTTGATTTTTTGGATCGGCGGCATCTGAGCCTGGCGCGGGAGGCCGATCCCCGCTATACGCCCATCGTTCCCGGCGAGACCGAAGGGCTGTTGCTGATCGAATTTGCGGGGGATGATTTACAGGCGCAGCAGGATTTGTTACGACAAGCCACCGACAAAGTTCGCAAGCAAAAACATCTGGCGTTTGATGTGCGGATTGCGGCGGATCACCAGGAACTGCGGCACTATTGGCGGTTGGCCCGCCGCGTCACGCCCACGCTGCAGCGGGTGCGGGGGTCGGCCCGGCCGCTGCCATTTGTGGAGGATGTCGCCGTCCCCCCCGACACCTTGGCGGATTATCTGTTCCGGATCCAAAATGTCCTCAAACGGCATCAGGTTACGGCGTCCGTGTATGGGCATGTGGGGCATGGCCAATTGCATATACGGCCATTTTTGGATTTATTGGAACCGTCGGATTTGGGCAAGCTGGACGCCTTGGCCGCGGACATTTATACCGAGACGCTGGCGGTGGGGGGAACCATCAGCGGCGAACACGCCGACGGGCTAACCCGCACGCCGTTTTTGCGACAACAATACGGCGATTTGTATCCGGTATTTTCACGCGTGAAACAACTGTTTGACCCCAAGAATCTACTCAATCCTGGCAAAATTGTCAGTGTGGATGCGGCCGCGTTGACGGAACGCTTGCGGGCGGGCTTTGCCGCTCCATTCGCTTTAGCCGCGCCCCCAAGCGGCCTCACGGGAAACTCCGACGCCGCTCCTGCCTCGTTAGAGCACGAATCGCCAACCACGCTGACGGGAGGCGACCTAACCAGCGCGACGAGTGCGTCCGGTTCGCCGTTGGCGACCCTTCCCGAGGCCGAATCCGCCAGCCGCGCGACGCCGCCGGTGCTGGATTTGCAATTACGCTGGACCCAGGCCGATGTCATGGCCGAGGTTCGCGGCTGCAACGGTTGCGGTGTCTGCCGCACGCAGTTGCCCGATAGCCGCATGTGCCCGATTTTTCGGGTGGGACCCGGGGAAGAAGCCAGCCCCCGGGCCAAGGCAAACCTCCTGCGCGGCGTGTTGACCGGTCAATTACCCTGGCAAAACCTCAAAACCGATGAATACAAACAAGTGGCCGACCTATGCGTCAATTGCCACCAATGCCGCCTGGAATGTCCGACCAATGTCGATATTCCGCGACTGATGATCGAGGCCAAAGCCGCCTATGTCGCCACCAACGGACTGGATCTGGGGGATTGGTTCTTGGCCCATATTGACCGCGTGAGCGCGTGGGCCAGCTTGTGGCCGGGTCTGGCGAATTGGATCCTGGAAAATCGCCAAGCCCGCTGGCTACTGGAGCGTATCTGGGGGGTGGCGCACAATCGCAAGTTGCCCCGGTTGGGGCGACAGACGTTTCAGCGCTGGGCAGCGCGGCGCAAGCTGACACGCCTGCAACGGCGGGGCAAACGCAAAGTCCTGTACTTTGCCGACACTTTTGTAAATTACTATGACACCCAGTTGGGCCAGGCCCTGGTGGCCATACTGGAACATCATGGAATCACCGTCTATGTCCCCCCGGATCCGCTACACTCCGGGATGCCGCTGGTGACGGTGGGAGCGCTGGACGCCGCACGCAAGCTGGTGCGCAAGAACATTCGCGTCCTGGCGGAGGCGATACGCCAGGGGTATAGCGTCGTAACGACCGAACCGGCGGCGGCGCTTTGTCTGACGCGCGATTATCCGGTGCTGGTGGATGATGATGACGCCCGCCTGGTCGCGCGGCAGACACAAGAGGCCTGCTCCTATCTATGGGGGCTGCATCAGCAAGGGGAATTATTGTTGGATCTTAACCCCATCCACGCCACCGTGGCGTATCATCATCCTTGCCACGCGCGGGCGTTGCAGGGGGGGGCCGCCGCGGAAAACTTGCTCCGGTTAATCGCTGGATTGCAGGTCCAGGCCGCGGACAAGGGCTGCTCCGGCATGGCGGGGATGTACGGCATGGGCAAGCAAAACTTTCGCACCAGCTTGCGCGCGGGATGGGGGCTGATCTCGGCCCTGCGCGAGCGGACCATTCAGGCGGGAGCGACCGAGTGCAGCGCCTGCAAACTGCAAATGGAACAAGGCGCCGACAAGGCGACCTGGCATCCGCTTAAATGGCTCGCGCTTTCTTATAATCTTTTGCCCGAATTGCACGACCAGTGGCAGCGCCGGACGGAATAA
- a CDS encoding MraY family glycosyltransferase, translated as MPALIITTLFAFCVSLGCTFLVRYCARQWNFVDKPDGRRKIQKAPVALGGGVAIYTAFVATLCIFWLTWDIWNLPHYQEFFRLERFTPKDINRYQIALVILASGILCLVGLYDDKFQMRGRNKLLFQILACGIIVFANDGILVRDLNLLGTVKLGMLGPVLTMGWLLLSINSFNLIDGVDGLAGTVGMLFSVTVGLMSLLMGNIFDGVVAFTLAGAIFGFLQFNRSPATIYMGDAGSMVIGLILGALALRCSLKGAAVTAFAAPLAMWTIPFLDSGMAILRRKLTGRSIYATDRGHIHHRLLTRGMTANQAVLLIGGLCLITSVGAVASIYFQAEWIGFLSVAIVFGLLVTTRIFGHVELMLLNTKLVGLGRSIVNWDGDSGTRHYSHQLQGKLQWEEKIWTALVESAERFNLTRLRLNLYLPHLHEDFHATWKRRQNTLEGNTWRLDIPLSADNMCIGTLHVVGVQDPRAASVQLAQFLDFLEPLESQIHLLLQLPGAKKPLPNLLPSLEEAATLLPAGSSGAMNLSAVNKA; from the coding sequence ATGCCCGCTCTGATAATCACCACGTTGTTTGCTTTTTGTGTCTCGTTGGGCTGCACTTTTTTGGTGCGTTACTGTGCCCGCCAATGGAACTTTGTCGACAAGCCCGATGGCCGTCGCAAAATCCAAAAAGCGCCGGTCGCCCTGGGTGGCGGTGTGGCGATTTACACGGCCTTTGTGGCGACTCTCTGCATTTTTTGGTTGACCTGGGATATTTGGAATTTACCCCATTACCAGGAATTTTTTCGGCTGGAACGTTTCACGCCCAAGGATATCAACCGCTATCAAATCGCGCTGGTGATCTTGGCCAGCGGCATTCTTTGCCTGGTCGGATTATACGACGACAAGTTTCAGATGCGGGGGCGTAATAAGCTGCTATTTCAAATTTTGGCCTGCGGGATCATCGTCTTTGCCAACGATGGCATCCTGGTGCGCGACCTGAATTTGCTGGGGACGGTCAAGCTGGGGATGTTGGGGCCGGTCTTGACGATGGGTTGGTTGTTATTATCGATCAATTCGTTCAACTTGATCGACGGCGTGGATGGGCTGGCGGGCACGGTGGGGATGTTATTTAGCGTCACCGTGGGATTGATGTCGCTATTAATGGGCAATATTTTTGACGGGGTGGTGGCGTTTACGCTGGCCGGGGCGATTTTTGGCTTTTTGCAGTTTAATCGCAGTCCCGCCACCATTTATATGGGGGACGCGGGGAGCATGGTGATTGGGCTGATCCTGGGGGCCTTGGCCCTGCGGTGTTCGCTTAAGGGTGCCGCCGTCACCGCGTTTGCCGCTCCGTTGGCCATGTGGACGATCCCTTTCCTAGATTCGGGGATGGCCATCCTTCGCCGCAAACTGACCGGCCGCAGTATTTACGCTACCGACCGGGGCCATATTCACCACCGGTTATTAACCCGCGGCATGACGGCCAATCAAGCGGTTTTGCTCATAGGCGGATTGTGTCTGATTACCTCCGTCGGGGCTGTCGCTAGCATTTATTTTCAAGCGGAATGGATCGGATTTTTGTCGGTGGCGATTGTCTTTGGCCTGCTCGTCACCACCCGCATCTTTGGACATGTGGAATTGATGCTGCTCAATACCAAACTGGTGGGGTTGGGCCGTTCGATTGTCAACTGGGACGGTGACAGCGGGACCCGGCATTACAGCCACCAACTGCAGGGGAAACTACAATGGGAAGAAAAAATTTGGACCGCTCTTGTGGAATCGGCCGAACGTTTTAACCTGACCCGGTTGCGTTTAAACCTGTATTTGCCCCATTTGCATGAGGATTTTCACGCGACCTGGAAACGTCGCCAAAATACGCTAGAGGGGAACACCTGGCGGCTGGATATTCCGTTATCGGCTGATAACATGTGCATTGGCACGCTGCATGTCGTCGGCGTGCAGGACCCCCGCGCCGCCAGCGTCCAACTCGCCCAGTTTCTCGACTTTCTGGAGCCACTGGAATCCCAGATCCACTTGCTGCTGCAACTGCCGGGGGCAAAAAAACCGCTACCCAACCTCCTTCCTTCCCTTGAAGAAGCCGCCACCCTGCTCCCCGCCGGCAGTTCCGGGGCGATGAACCTGTCCGCGGTAAATAAGGCCTAG
- the folE gene encoding GTP cyclohydrolase I FolE, producing the protein MPAPLPHHPPIPPQVDLPRLQQAVRELLSAVGEDPDREGLLETPARVARMYAELFSGLHDDPRQHLQKFFTEQYDELVLVRDISFNSMCEHHLLPFYGVAHIGYVPNGRVVGLSKLARVVEVVSKRPQVQERMTETIANLLIEELQVKGVAVVIEASHSCMTIRGVKKPGSLCVTSAMKGIFRHNLSSRSEVMTLIYGGRR; encoded by the coding sequence ATGCCGGCCCCGCTTCCCCATCATCCCCCCATTCCCCCCCAGGTTGATTTGCCGCGACTGCAACAGGCGGTGCGGGAGTTGCTATCAGCCGTGGGCGAAGACCCCGACCGCGAGGGATTGTTGGAGACCCCCGCGCGCGTGGCGCGCATGTATGCCGAGCTTTTTTCCGGCTTGCATGATGACCCCCGGCAGCATTTGCAAAAGTTTTTTACGGAACAATATGACGAGCTGGTCCTGGTGCGGGATATCAGCTTTAACAGCATGTGCGAACACCACTTGCTGCCATTTTATGGCGTGGCGCATATCGGCTATGTTCCCAATGGGCGGGTCGTGGGCCTTAGCAAGCTGGCCCGGGTGGTGGAGGTCGTCTCTAAAAGGCCGCAGGTGCAAGAGCGCATGACAGAGACAATCGCGAACCTGCTGATTGAGGAATTGCAAGTTAAGGGGGTCGCGGTGGTGATCGAGGCGAGCCATTCTTGCATGACGATTCGCGGGGTCAAAAAACCCGGCAGTCTGTGCGTGACGTCGGCCATGAAAGGGATCTTTCGGCATAATCTGAGCAGCCGGTCCGAGGTAATGACCCTGATTTACGGGGGACGGCGGTAA